A genomic stretch from Microcoleus sp. bin38.metabat.b11b12b14.051 includes:
- a CDS encoding iron uptake porin — MSKFLWKGLLVSPAVLAASLVVSSTALATETPVEIATAQANQLQLAGAATDTAQPETAAATAEAASLAANLTADTNDTLEKESVAAKVAPVAEQAASPENNSVAAADLTQSKPAAAPENLNTDKPVAEQIPAVAPANSSAEKPAAPTNISAEKPAAQPEQISQSTAPIVQPQAQSSVLEQINQYSAENGSEDAAGQVTSVSQLSDVRPTDWAFQALQSLVERYGCIAGYPDGTYRGNRAMTRYEFAAGLNACLDKVNELIKGSGRNLATKEDLASIQRLQEEFAAELATLRGRVDALEARTSELEANQFSTTTKLNGEVIFALTGIARGEDAEGRKADRTTAFGSRVRLNFDTSFSGQDLLRTRLQVLNLGAFSTNNTKTAEGELRFNAGPFGTASNTVALDALLYQFPLGKSTTVILEANAGAADDFTNTVNPYFDGDGGSGALSNFGTRNPIYYLTAGSGIALRQQFGEKLELSLGYLAGNAPSPTRGNGLFNGSYGALAQLTFKPTSTMALGLTYVNSYNFVTGTGSNASNFPVRLGSFGIDSDNSPRVSSNSYGAQASWRVRPGLAIGGWAGYTNQRILSNLNTPTGSVQRGDQKIWNWAVTVALPDLLKEGNVAGFIVGMEPRVTSSTNRTLPEDKDTSLHIEGFYQFKLSDNISITPGVIWLTAPDHNKNNSDLVIGVVRTTFTF, encoded by the coding sequence ATGTCCAAATTTTTATGGAAGGGACTTTTAGTCAGTCCCGCTGTATTGGCAGCAAGTTTAGTCGTATCTTCGACAGCCCTAGCAACAGAAACACCTGTAGAAATTGCTACAGCTCAAGCCAATCAATTGCAATTAGCAGGTGCTGCCACCGATACCGCACAGCCTGAGACCGCAGCAGCGACCGCCGAGGCAGCGTCACTAGCTGCCAACTTAACTGCTGACACTAATGATACTCTTGAGAAAGAAAGTGTAGCAGCAAAGGTCGCCCCTGTTGCCGAACAAGCCGCATCACCGGAAAACAACTCAGTTGCAGCAGCAGACTTAACCCAAAGCAAACCCGCAGCCGCGCCCGAAAACTTAAATACAGACAAACCAGTCGCAGAGCAAATCCCCGCAGTCGCGCCCGCAAACTCCAGCGCCGAAAAACCGGCCGCACCGACTAATATCAGCGCCGAAAAACCGGCCGCCCAACCCGAGCAGATTTCCCAATCAACTGCTCCAATTGTGCAACCTCAAGCGCAGTCAAGTGTTTTAGAACAAATCAACCAATACAGCGCAGAAAACGGCAGCGAAGATGCAGCCGGCCAAGTAACCTCTGTTTCCCAACTTTCCGACGTTCGGCCCACCGATTGGGCATTTCAAGCTTTGCAATCTCTAGTAGAACGCTACGGTTGCATCGCCGGCTATCCTGACGGCACTTACCGCGGCAACCGGGCGATGACTCGCTACGAGTTTGCAGCGGGTTTAAATGCGTGTTTGGATAAGGTGAACGAGCTGATTAAAGGCAGTGGCAGAAATCTGGCAACAAAAGAAGATTTGGCTTCTATACAAAGGTTGCAAGAAGAATTTGCCGCAGAATTGGCAACTTTGCGCGGGCGCGTAGATGCCTTGGAAGCCCGCACTTCTGAATTAGAAGCAAATCAGTTTTCGACTACAACTAAACTCAACGGCGAAGTGATATTTGCATTGACAGGTATCGCCCGCGGAGAGGATGCTGAGGGCCGCAAAGCCGATCGAACTACGGCTTTTGGCAGCAGGGTGCGTCTCAATTTTGACACGAGTTTTTCTGGTCAAGATTTGCTGAGAACTCGACTGCAAGTTTTAAATTTGGGTGCGTTTTCTACTAACAATACCAAGACTGCTGAAGGGGAATTGCGGTTTAATGCCGGCCCTTTTGGTACTGCTAGCAATACTGTAGCTTTAGATGCGCTACTTTACCAATTCCCTCTAGGCAAAAGCACTACAGTAATTCTAGAAGCCAATGCCGGCGCTGCTGACGATTTCACCAATACTGTCAATCCTTACTTTGACGGAGATGGTGGCAGCGGTGCTCTTTCTAATTTCGGTACTCGCAACCCAATTTACTATTTGACTGCCGGTTCTGGTATCGCTCTGCGGCAGCAGTTTGGGGAAAAACTAGAGCTGAGTTTGGGATATTTGGCCGGCAACGCTCCGAGCCCGACGCGGGGTAACGGCTTGTTCAACGGTTCCTATGGTGCTTTGGCTCAGTTGACTTTCAAACCGACAAGCACTATGGCTTTAGGTTTAACTTACGTTAATTCCTACAACTTTGTTACCGGTACGGGCAGCAACGCTTCTAATTTCCCGGTGCGTCTCGGTTCCTTCGGCATCGACAGCGACAACAGCCCGCGGGTTTCTAGCAATTCCTACGGCGCGCAGGCTTCGTGGAGAGTGCGGCCTGGCTTGGCAATTGGCGGTTGGGCGGGTTACACTAACCAGCGCATTTTATCGAACTTGAATACTCCTACAGGTTCTGTGCAGCGAGGAGATCAAAAAATCTGGAACTGGGCTGTTACTGTGGCTTTGCCCGATTTGTTGAAGGAGGGCAATGTGGCTGGCTTTATTGTCGGTATGGAGCCGCGAGTGACGAGTTCTACTAATCGGACTTTGCCGGAAGATAAGGATACTTCGCTGCACATTGAAGGGTTCTATCAGTTTAAGTTGAGCGACAATATTTCGATTACTCCGGGTGTGATTTGGCTGACTGCTCCTGACCACAATAAAAATAATTCTGATTTGGTGATTGGGGTTGTCAGAACCACGTTTACTTTCTAG
- a CDS encoding glycosyltransferase — translation MKKLKYALVHEWLTPLATGGSELVVQEILKYIDEADVYALIDFESANPQSYLFGRQIGTTFLQHFPAARSGVQKYLPFLPIAIEQLDLREYDIILSSSHAVAKGILSSPQQLHVCYCHTPMRYAWDLTFDYLLRSKAGRGIPGLLTRYLLHRLRQWDVISANRVDYFIANSQHTARRIWRCYRRRAEVIYPPVNIERFSVMRQKQDFYVTVCRLVSYKNVSAIVQAFNQLGHTLIVIGTGPELEMIRQIAKPNVQLLGWQPAEVVEKYMAEAKAFVYAACEDFGIALVEAQACGTPIIAYAAGGALETVLDIRQHKETGTGLFFASQTAAAIVEAVEEFEQLQAKFQPEISRLHASKFAPEVFEQRYIAFVEQCYQEFKSGDFSQSGT, via the coding sequence GTGAAAAAACTCAAATACGCCCTAGTTCATGAATGGTTGACGCCCCTAGCTACCGGCGGTTCAGAACTCGTAGTACAAGAAATCCTCAAATACATAGACGAGGCAGATGTCTATGCTCTCATCGACTTTGAATCGGCAAACCCCCAAAGCTATCTTTTCGGGCGACAGATTGGTACTACATTCTTGCAGCACTTTCCCGCAGCCCGCAGCGGCGTGCAAAAATATTTGCCATTTCTGCCGATCGCGATCGAACAACTAGATTTGCGAGAATACGACATCATCCTCTCATCCTCCCACGCCGTCGCCAAAGGCATACTCAGCAGTCCGCAGCAACTGCACGTCTGCTACTGCCACACGCCCATGCGCTACGCTTGGGACTTAACTTTTGACTATTTGCTCCGCAGCAAAGCCGGACGGGGCATCCCGGGGCTGCTGACGCGATATCTGTTGCACCGACTGCGGCAGTGGGACGTAATTTCCGCCAACCGCGTCGATTATTTCATCGCCAACTCTCAACACACGGCGCGCCGAATTTGGCGGTGCTACCGACGGCGCGCCGAGGTGATTTATCCGCCGGTAAATATCGAGAGATTTTCGGTGATGCGGCAAAAACAAGACTTTTACGTGACAGTATGCCGATTGGTAAGCTACAAAAACGTCAGTGCGATCGTCCAAGCATTCAATCAACTCGGGCACACTCTAATTGTCATCGGCACCGGCCCAGAATTAGAAATGATTCGGCAAATCGCCAAACCCAACGTGCAACTGCTCGGCTGGCAGCCCGCGGAGGTAGTTGAAAAGTACATGGCAGAGGCGAAAGCCTTTGTATATGCAGCTTGCGAAGATTTTGGCATCGCTTTAGTAGAAGCTCAAGCTTGTGGCACACCGATAATTGCCTACGCAGCAGGCGGCGCTTTGGAGACAGTGCTCGACATTCGCCAACACAAGGAGACTGGGACAGGTTTATTTTTTGCATCGCAAACTGCAGCAGCAATAGTCGAAGCCGTCGAGGAATTTGAGCAGTTGCAAGCAAAATTTCAGCCAGAAATCAGCAGGTTGCACGCCTCCAAGTTTGCCCCCGAAGTCTTTGAGCAGCGCTATATAGCTTTTGTAGAACAGTGCTATCAGGAATTTAAATCCGGCGATTTTTCCCAGTCTGGGACTTGA
- a CDS encoding sugar transferase: MTADSQLISGKVIRAIARRGFGPVLQGDRRISRSLQRLDGEFLKRLFDILFSLSVLILFAPVYLLLALSIALSSSGPIFYVQERVGKNRKMFYCLKFRTMVENADDILLEIMEKSPDLRQEFEDNFKLKQDPRITCIGRFLRMTSLDEFPQFWNVLKGDMSVVGPRPLVEEELPRYGRHINKILTIRPGITGLWQVSGRNDIPYPRRVQIDLYYANDKNLWMDMWIVFKTIGVVIFPKNNGAY; this comes from the coding sequence ATGACTGCCGACAGCCAACTAATCTCCGGCAAGGTAATTCGAGCGATCGCAAGACGCGGTTTTGGGCCTGTCCTGCAAGGAGATAGACGCATCAGTCGTTCTCTACAGAGACTCGACGGAGAATTTCTCAAGCGGTTATTTGACATTCTCTTTTCCTTATCGGTTCTGATCCTGTTTGCTCCGGTTTACCTGCTTTTGGCTCTCTCGATCGCCTTAAGCTCGTCCGGGCCTATATTTTACGTACAGGAACGAGTAGGCAAAAACCGTAAAATGTTTTATTGCCTTAAATTCAGAACGATGGTGGAAAATGCGGATGACATCTTGCTGGAAATCATGGAGAAATCTCCGGATTTGCGTCAAGAGTTTGAAGACAATTTCAAACTGAAACAAGACCCTCGAATTACCTGTATTGGAAGATTTTTACGAATGACCAGTTTAGACGAATTCCCCCAGTTTTGGAATGTTTTAAAAGGAGATATGAGCGTCGTCGGGCCGAGACCTTTAGTTGAAGAAGAACTGCCGAGATACGGCCGTCACATCAACAAAATTCTCACCATCAGACCTGGAATTACAGGCTTGTGGCAAGTGTCCGGTCGCAACGACATTCCCTATCCCCGGCGAGTCCAAATAGACCTCTATTACGCCAATGACAAAAACCTTTGGATGGATATGTGGATTGTTTTCAAAACAATTGGAGTTGTGATTTTCCCTAAAAATAACGGCGCATATTAA
- the gmd gene encoding GDP-mannose 4,6-dehydratase, translated as MTQRKRALITGITGQDGSYLSELLLEKGYEVHGIIRRSSSFNTDRIDHIYVDPHSEGAQLFLHYGDLTDGTTLRRILEQVQPVEVYNLGAQSHVRVSFDSPEYTADCVGMGVLRLLEAVRDYQSRTGIEVRFYQAGSSEMFGLVQEVPQKETTPFYPRSPYACAKVYGHWQTVNYRESYGLFACNGILFNHESPRRGETFVTRKITRAVARIVAGKQKKLYLGNLDSKRDWGYAKDYVQAMWLMLQQEKPDDYVIATNETHSIKEFLDLAFTYVNLDWQKYVEFDERYLRPAEVELLIGDSTKARQQLKWEPSVTFQELVHLMVDADTKALEQQLRGSGNGFD; from the coding sequence ATGACGCAACGCAAGCGAGCGCTAATAACAGGTATTACAGGTCAAGACGGCTCTTATTTGAGCGAGTTATTGCTAGAAAAAGGATATGAAGTTCACGGCATTATCCGGCGCAGTTCTAGTTTCAATACCGATCGCATTGACCACATCTATGTCGATCCTCACAGCGAAGGAGCACAGTTATTTCTGCACTACGGCGACTTGACTGACGGCACTACTCTGCGCCGGATTTTGGAACAAGTTCAGCCTGTAGAAGTTTATAATTTAGGCGCTCAATCCCACGTTCGAGTGAGTTTTGACTCGCCGGAATATACGGCTGACTGTGTAGGAATGGGAGTATTGCGCTTGCTAGAAGCAGTTCGCGATTACCAAAGCCGCACAGGCATAGAAGTGCGGTTTTATCAAGCAGGTTCTTCTGAAATGTTTGGTTTGGTACAGGAAGTTCCGCAGAAGGAAACAACTCCCTTTTATCCCAGAAGTCCTTACGCTTGCGCTAAAGTTTACGGTCACTGGCAAACAGTAAATTATCGCGAATCCTACGGACTTTTTGCTTGCAACGGCATCTTGTTCAATCACGAGTCTCCACGCCGGGGCGAAACTTTTGTAACTCGCAAAATTACTCGCGCTGTTGCCAGAATTGTTGCAGGTAAGCAGAAAAAACTTTATTTGGGCAACCTCGATTCCAAGCGGGACTGGGGTTATGCTAAAGACTACGTGCAGGCGATGTGGCTGATGCTGCAACAAGAGAAGCCTGACGATTATGTGATTGCTACCAACGAGACCCATTCTATTAAGGAATTTCTCGATTTGGCTTTCACTTACGTCAATTTAGATTGGCAAAAATATGTCGAGTTTGATGAACGCTACTTGCGTCCTGCTGAAGTGGAACTGTTGATTGGCGATTCGACTAAGGCACGCCAGCAATTAAAATGGGAACCTTCTGTAACTTTTCAGGAGTTAGTACATTTAATGGTAGATGCTGACACGAAAGCTCTCGAACAGCAATTGCGAGGTTCCGGGAACGGATTCGATTAA
- a CDS encoding GDP-L-fucose synthase codes for MTSLDLSNKRILVTGGAGFLGRQVIDQLVKAGADADKISVSRSGDCDLRVMENCKRAADQQDIIIHLAAHVGGIGLNLIKPAELFYDNLMMGAQLIHAAYEAGVEKFVCVGTICAYPNLTPVPFKEDDLWNGYPEVTNAPYGIAKKALLVQLQSYRQQYGFNGIYLLPVNLYGPEDNFDPKSSHVIPALIRKVHEAQERGDKTLPVWGDGSPSREFLYSTDAARGIVMAAQSYNESDPVNLGTNSEVKIRDLVETICELMGYQGEIVWETDKPNGQPRRCLDTERAKERFGFVAEVEFKEGLKNTIDWYRKHAV; via the coding sequence ATGACCAGCTTGGATTTAAGCAACAAACGCATTCTAGTCACGGGTGGCGCCGGTTTCCTCGGCCGTCAGGTAATCGACCAATTAGTCAAAGCAGGCGCGGATGCTGATAAAATTTCAGTTAGTCGATCGGGCGACTGCGACCTCCGCGTCATGGAAAACTGCAAACGCGCCGCCGACCAACAAGATATCATCATACACTTAGCAGCCCACGTCGGCGGCATCGGTTTAAACTTAATCAAACCCGCAGAACTATTTTACGACAATTTGATGATGGGCGCGCAACTAATCCACGCAGCCTACGAAGCAGGAGTCGAAAAATTCGTCTGCGTCGGCACAATTTGCGCCTATCCCAACTTAACCCCAGTTCCCTTCAAAGAAGACGACCTCTGGAACGGCTATCCAGAAGTAACCAACGCACCTTATGGAATAGCAAAAAAAGCTTTATTAGTACAACTGCAATCCTACCGCCAGCAGTACGGATTCAACGGTATCTACTTGCTACCAGTGAATTTGTACGGCCCAGAAGATAACTTTGACCCGAAAAGTTCCCACGTCATCCCCGCATTAATTCGCAAAGTCCACGAAGCCCAAGAAAGAGGAGACAAAACACTGCCAGTTTGGGGAGACGGCAGCCCTAGCCGCGAGTTTTTGTATTCCACAGATGCCGCACGAGGCATTGTGATGGCTGCTCAATCTTACAACGAATCTGACCCGGTTAATTTGGGAACAAATAGCGAAGTTAAAATTCGCGACTTAGTGGAAACGATTTGCGAATTGATGGGATATCAGGGAGAAATTGTTTGGGAAACAGACAAACCGAACGGTCAGCCGCGCCGCTGTTTGGATACGGAAAGGGCTAAGGAAAGGTTTGGTTTTGTGGCTGAAGTGGAGTTTAAGGAAGGGTTAAAAAATACGATTGATTGGTATCGAAAACACGCAGTTTGA
- a CDS encoding DUF4365 domain-containing protein, with product MELNQQKELFSKAYVRAVAAVAGFSVSQPEVDDDSIDLKIVARGGEGVVFSPELNLQLKCTSRDVLDGQFIRYPVRIKNYRDLIINSQVPRLLVVVLVPENLENWLQQSEDEMCMRYCAYWVSLRGQPERLNTANVTVELSRSNQFTVEALKSIMQCLSQGGLP from the coding sequence ATGGAACTAAACCAACAGAAAGAACTTTTTAGCAAAGCTTATGTACGCGCCGTGGCAGCCGTGGCAGGTTTTTCTGTCAGTCAGCCAGAGGTAGATGACGACAGCATTGATTTGAAGATTGTGGCAAGAGGTGGTGAGGGAGTAGTTTTTTCCCCTGAGCTTAACTTACAATTGAAATGTACCTCAAGGGATGTACTCGATGGGCAGTTCATCCGATATCCGGTGAGGATAAAAAACTACAGGGATTTGATAATCAATTCCCAGGTTCCGCGCCTATTAGTAGTAGTTTTAGTGCCGGAAAATCTAGAAAACTGGTTGCAGCAGTCTGAAGACGAAATGTGCATGAGGTATTGCGCCTACTGGGTGTCGCTGCGGGGACAGCCAGAAAGACTCAATACAGCGAATGTAACAGTTGAGTTATCCCGCTCTAATCAGTTCACAGTAGAGGCTCTCAAGTCTATTATGCAGTGTCTCAGTCAAGGAGGTTTACCGTGA
- a CDS encoding peptidoglycan-binding protein — MQTLKLGASGSDVVKLQKRLLELGLNLGPADGKFGPKTEVSLKQFQTNQKFLADGIAGPKTLAALFPGEPLGSSLLSYRAIELILEFEVGGGQEYYESLLQRPTWPEGASGITIGIGYDLGYNTVEVFNQDWQKLGDVEQQRLSNCCGLTEDAAKERLASVRDIIVPWELAWEVFNIVTVPKFYNLTKEAFPGFEQLPADVQGGLVSLVFNRGTSMQGNRRLEMRVVRDLVTKKNVNKIAEQIRKMKRIWLGTSIEKGMSRRRDAEADLIEESA; from the coding sequence GTGCAAACTCTAAAATTAGGTGCATCGGGTTCCGATGTTGTGAAACTTCAAAAACGCTTGCTGGAGTTAGGGTTAAATCTAGGCCCTGCTGACGGTAAGTTTGGCCCGAAAACAGAAGTATCCCTCAAACAGTTTCAAACCAATCAAAAATTTTTGGCAGACGGCATCGCGGGCCCCAAAACCCTCGCTGCATTGTTTCCTGGGGAACCTTTGGGCTCGTCACTTTTATCATACAGGGCGATCGAGCTAATCTTAGAATTCGAGGTCGGTGGCGGACAGGAATACTACGAAAGCCTGTTGCAGCGTCCAACTTGGCCGGAAGGAGCATCGGGAATTACGATCGGCATCGGCTACGATCTAGGTTACAACACAGTAGAAGTTTTTAACCAAGATTGGCAGAAATTAGGGGATGTTGAGCAACAGCGTTTGAGTAACTGCTGCGGGTTGACAGAGGATGCTGCAAAAGAACGTTTAGCTAGTGTTAGAGATATCATTGTTCCCTGGGAATTAGCTTGGGAAGTTTTTAATATTGTCACAGTGCCGAAATTTTACAATCTGACAAAAGAAGCATTTCCCGGTTTTGAACAATTGCCCGCAGATGTTCAAGGAGGATTGGTAAGTTTGGTGTTCAATCGCGGCACGAGTATGCAGGGAAACCGTCGCCTAGAAATGCGTGTAGTTCGCGATTTGGTTACGAAAAAGAATGTGAATAAAATTGCCGAACAAATTCGCAAAATGAAACGAATTTGGCTGGGAACTAGCATTGAAAAAGGGATGAGTAGACGGCGGGATGCGGAAGCAGATTTAATCGAGGAAAGTGCTTAA
- a CDS encoding NB-ARC domain-containing protein, with protein MDVKELLKLADDMVFAKTGEHLDDLQEAILAGVWEGQKYSQIAEASYCSEGHIRNIASKLWKRLSNILGEEVTQSNLRSALERQQVFIVSSNSGNDFFIGNVNVCKDSQSPEVPKDRSPSTPTPETSKPQTRLDLADAPHISLLCNRTSELATLEKWIVQEKCNLAAISGLSGIGKTALSVHLIPQIQHHFECVIWRSLGTSPPLGTTLKNLIQFIANQYPPNPPLPRGGEEGFLPVSIGDRLSLLMEYLRKNRCLIILDDVQTLLSSGQLAGNYRPDCENYSILFRQIGETTHNSCFIIHTWENPREITALTGEHSPVRTLQLKGIGTDATEIFKHKSLLNPEKWEYLINAYRGNPLWLKIVATTIQEIFRGRVADFLKYDMLFVGEELAAALHPQINRLSELEKKLICRLSREANSVSIEQLLQDADLSPSELFNGLQSLGRRSLVEIEEMDNETVFSVCPVVRQYVLSNSVCCS; from the coding sequence ATGGACGTGAAAGAACTCTTGAAATTGGCTGACGACATGGTTTTTGCCAAGACGGGAGAACACTTGGACGATCTGCAAGAAGCTATCCTAGCAGGTGTATGGGAAGGTCAAAAATACTCTCAAATCGCAGAAGCATCATATTGTAGCGAAGGTCACATCAGAAATATCGCCTCAAAATTATGGAAGCGTTTGTCAAATATCTTAGGTGAAGAAGTTACTCAATCAAATTTACGATCGGCACTTGAAAGACAACAAGTATTCATCGTTTCATCAAATTCGGGAAATGATTTTTTTATTGGTAATGTCAATGTTTGTAAGGACAGTCAATCTCCCGAAGTTCCAAAAGATCGATCGCCCTCAACCCCCACCCCAGAAACCTCAAAACCCCAAACCCGACTAGACTTAGCAGATGCACCTCATATATCATTGTTGTGCAATCGCACATCCGAACTCGCCACCCTCGAAAAATGGATTGTCCAAGAAAAGTGCAACCTCGCAGCCATATCAGGACTAAGCGGCATCGGCAAAACCGCACTTTCCGTCCATCTCATCCCACAAATTCAACATCACTTTGAATGCGTGATTTGGCGAAGTCTGGGCACCTCCCCACCCCTCGGAACCACCCTCAAAAACCTGATTCAATTTATCGCCAATCAATACCCCCCCAACCCCCCCTTACCAAGGGGGGGCGAAGAGGGGTTTTTACCAGTCAGCATTGGCGATCGACTTTCCCTGTTAATGGAATATCTGCGAAAAAACCGCTGTCTCATCATCCTCGACGACGTGCAAACTCTCCTCAGCAGCGGACAACTCGCAGGAAATTACCGCCCCGACTGCGAAAATTACAGCATCCTCTTCAGACAAATCGGAGAAACAACCCACAACAGTTGTTTCATCATCCACACTTGGGAAAACCCCAGAGAAATTACCGCATTAACAGGCGAACATTCACCTGTTCGTACTTTACAACTCAAAGGCATCGGTACAGATGCTACCGAAATTTTCAAACACAAAAGTTTGCTCAACCCCGAAAAATGGGAATACCTAATTAATGCCTACCGAGGCAATCCATTGTGGTTAAAAATAGTCGCCACCACCATTCAAGAAATATTTCGAGGCAGGGTCGCAGATTTTTTGAAATATGATATGCTATTCGTCGGGGAAGAATTGGCAGCAGCATTGCACCCGCAGATAAATCGCTTGTCAGAATTAGAAAAAAAGCTCATCTGCCGCCTCAGCCGCGAAGCGAATTCAGTTTCAATAGAGCAATTGCTACAAGATGCCGATTTATCGCCTTCGGAGTTATTCAACGGGCTGCAATCTTTGGGGAGGCGCTCTTTGGTTGAAATTGAGGAAATGGATAATGAAACGGTATTTAGTGTTTGTCCTGTGGTGAGACAATATGTGTTATCTAATTCGGTTTGTTGCTCGTGA
- a CDS encoding 5-formyltetrahydrofolate cyclo-ligase, with amino-acid sequence MNTPEPSLTKTELRRSLLNTRKSLPAQEWRQKSEILCKHLQNSPLFTEAETILAYFSFRQEPDLSPLFVTPRKWGFPRCVGKDLSWHIWQPGDALHTGAYGILEPLPDAPKIDRSEVDLILVPAVGCDVRGYRLGYGGGYYDRILSLPEWESKIAIATIFEFALLAQLPDDSWDKPLHGICTENGLKMIHQQSRRSIEQ; translated from the coding sequence ATGAATACTCCTGAACCTTCATTAACTAAAACCGAATTAAGACGATCGCTCCTAAACACCCGCAAATCCCTACCAGCCCAAGAATGGAGACAAAAGAGCGAGATCCTCTGCAAGCACCTGCAAAACTCGCCCCTATTTACCGAAGCAGAAACAATCCTTGCCTACTTTAGCTTTCGCCAAGAACCAGATTTAAGTCCCCTATTTGTAACTCCCCGTAAATGGGGGTTTCCCCGCTGTGTTGGTAAAGACTTATCCTGGCACATCTGGCAGCCCGGAGATGCTTTACATACTGGAGCTTATGGCATACTGGAACCGCTGCCTGATGCTCCGAAAATCGACCGCTCAGAAGTAGATTTAATCCTCGTACCCGCCGTAGGTTGCGATGTTCGCGGCTATCGCTTGGGCTACGGCGGCGGCTATTACGATCGCATACTGAGTTTACCTGAGTGGGAATCCAAAATTGCGATCGCCACAATCTTTGAATTTGCCTTGCTAGCCCAGCTACCCGATGACTCCTGGGACAAACCGCTGCACGGAATTTGCACCGAAAACGGGTTAAAAATGATACACCAACAATCCAGAAGGTCGATCGAGCAGTAA
- a CDS encoding fumarylacetoacetate hydrolase family protein, producing MAQRYVRVKTTQGHIHYGLLQLSRSVQVFDAPPWLKGQPTDLALQPESYQILAPCSPSKIVAVGKNYVDHAAEMGTAVPTEPLLFFKPPSAVIAAGGAIRYPQQSERVDYEGELALVIGEHCTNCTPEQAHSKIWGYTIANDVTARDLQKRDNQWARAKGFDTFCPLGPWIVRELSPAARLQTFVNGSDRPAQSSQIDRMVFSPDFLVSYISQIMTLIPGDVILTGTPQGVGPLQIGDRVRIEIEGIGSLENTVISH from the coding sequence ATGGCTCAACGCTACGTTCGAGTTAAAACAACACAAGGACACATCCATTACGGTTTGCTGCAACTGAGCCGCAGCGTTCAAGTATTTGATGCACCTCCCTGGTTAAAAGGACAGCCAACAGATTTGGCACTCCAGCCAGAGAGCTACCAAATTCTCGCCCCGTGCTCTCCCTCAAAAATTGTAGCCGTAGGCAAAAATTATGTCGATCACGCCGCGGAGATGGGTACGGCAGTACCCACTGAACCCCTGCTGTTTTTCAAGCCTCCTAGCGCTGTCATCGCAGCAGGTGGAGCGATTCGCTATCCGCAACAGTCGGAAAGGGTAGACTACGAAGGAGAGTTGGCCTTGGTAATTGGCGAACATTGTACCAACTGTACTCCCGAACAAGCACACAGCAAAATTTGGGGCTATACCATCGCCAACGACGTAACAGCCAGAGATTTGCAAAAGCGAGACAACCAGTGGGCTAGGGCTAAAGGATTTGATACATTTTGTCCGTTGGGGCCTTGGATTGTCCGCGAATTGAGTCCGGCTGCACGGTTGCAGACTTTTGTCAATGGGAGCGATCGACCTGCACAGTCATCTCAGATCGATCGCATGGTATTTTCCCCAGACTTTCTCGTCTCTTACATCAGTCAAATCATGACCTTGATTCCCGGCGATGTGATACTGACTGGAACGCCGCAAGGAGTAGGGCCGCTGCAAATAGGCGATCGAGTCCGCATTGAAATAGAAGGCATTGGCAGTCTAGAAAATACAGTCATTAGTCATTAG
- a CDS encoding Tic20 family protein — protein MTWRGSTTVPDRIFACLPYLLPLIDGLAFGRFLFTQFPVLQLLLIPLAPLMQIYSLPFASLVIFFALYLGVVRNENISHFIRFNAMQAILLDIVLMLCGLVLPIFAKGFQVAFIAETLYNMVFLGVLAAFFYAVVQSALGRYAEIPPLSDAVYMQVP, from the coding sequence GATCTACAACTGTTCCAGACCGGATTTTTGCTTGTTTGCCTTATTTGCTACCGCTGATTGACGGGCTTGCCTTTGGTAGGTTTCTGTTTACACAGTTTCCTGTTTTGCAACTGTTATTGATACCGCTAGCTCCATTGATGCAAATTTATAGTTTGCCCTTTGCTAGCTTGGTTATTTTCTTTGCCCTGTATTTAGGAGTAGTTAGAAACGAAAACATCAGTCACTTTATTCGTTTTAATGCGATGCAGGCGATTCTTTTAGACATTGTTTTGATGCTGTGCGGTTTGGTTTTGCCAATTTTTGCAAAAGGCTTTCAAGTCGCATTTATTGCAGAAACTCTCTATAACATGGTGTTCTTGGGCGTTTTGGCTGCATTTTTCTATGCAGTCGTGCAGTCGGCGTTGGGACGCTATGCAGAGATTCCTCCACTTTCGGACGCTGTTTATATGCAAGTACCATAG